One genomic window of Ruminococcus gauvreauii includes the following:
- a CDS encoding GntR family transcriptional regulator, whose protein sequence is MADFKYKQVADNLRVCIGEGTFKPGERIPTEPELCERFHVGRQTLRKAVALMEEAGYLRRVQGSGTYVCEREENHGGEPRRDAPEYVMRVPAEEGENRTITLVMMNGKSYVFLDIMQGISEVLTANGYILNIVITDGDYDKERMILENMLQNPPAGLLFEPVCSGLLSVNDSLCREVFSRIPALMIHMDSVPHFPFIALNDRQGSRMLANYLISLGHKRIGTVYAFDEYTGQNRYRGFLDALREHGMRHIPGDNVWMFHERMNDLFKADGCIALERMRKEVTAIMCHDDRVASKLIGYLGKKQVRVPEDISVVGYDNSLYSQLGVAITTVTHPGTEYGKMAADALLQMIYSQESVDLSRYSVEPELVIRDSAGPPPEVSLD, encoded by the coding sequence ATGGCTGATTTTAAATATAAACAGGTGGCAGATAACCTGAGGGTCTGCATTGGGGAAGGCACATTTAAGCCCGGTGAGCGAATTCCTACAGAACCTGAGCTCTGTGAGCGGTTCCATGTGGGGAGACAGACGCTCCGCAAGGCGGTAGCGCTGATGGAAGAGGCCGGATATCTGAGGCGGGTTCAGGGAAGCGGTACGTATGTCTGTGAACGGGAAGAAAACCACGGTGGCGAGCCTCGGAGAGATGCACCGGAATATGTGATGAGAGTTCCGGCGGAAGAAGGGGAGAATCGTACGATTACCCTGGTGATGATGAACGGGAAGAGTTATGTCTTTTTGGATATCATGCAGGGAATATCGGAGGTTCTGACGGCGAACGGCTATATTCTGAATATCGTGATCACGGATGGTGACTATGATAAGGAACGGATGATCCTGGAAAATATGCTGCAGAATCCTCCGGCAGGACTGCTGTTCGAACCGGTGTGTTCGGGACTCCTTTCTGTTAATGATTCGCTCTGCAGGGAAGTATTTTCCAGGATTCCGGCACTTATGATTCATATGGATTCCGTACCGCATTTCCCGTTTATAGCACTAAATGATCGGCAGGGGTCCAGAATGCTTGCCAATTATTTGATTTCGCTGGGACATAAACGAATCGGAACGGTGTATGCGTTTGATGAATACACGGGACAGAACCGATACAGAGGATTTCTGGATGCGCTGCGGGAACATGGGATGCGTCATATACCGGGAGATAATGTGTGGATGTTCCATGAGCGGATGAACGATCTTTTTAAAGCGGACGGATGCATTGCGCTGGAACGTATGCGTAAAGAGGTGACCGCAATCATGTGTCACGATGATCGTGTGGCAAGTAAACTGATTGGTTACCTTGGAAAAAAACAGGTTCGTGTACCGGAAGATATCTCGGTTGTCGGTTATGACAACAGTCTATATTCTCAGCTTGGCGTTGCCATTACTACGGTGACACATCCGGGAACGGAATATGGAAAAATGGCGGCGGATGCATTGCTGCAGATGATTTATTCGCAGGAAAGCGTTGATCTTTCCCGTTATTCTGTTGAGCCGGAGTTGGTGATTCGTGATTCTGCCGGACCGCCCCCTGAAGTGTCATTGGATTAA
- a CDS encoding NAD(P)-dependent oxidoreductase, whose product MKRISFIGVGIMGKSMVRNLMKAGYELHVYARVRAKADDVIREGAVFHESIADCVAAGEVLITMVGFPADVEEVYFKQGNIMDSAVRDMYLIDMTTTSPQLSEKIYREGKMRGLHVLDAPVTGGDSGAKNGTLSILVGGDKEDYETCRPVFEAMGTNINYHGPAGSGQHAKMVNQIMIAGTMSGICEAFAYAESRDLDLKTVLRSVSSGAAGSSQLNAFGEKILAEDYQPGFYMKHFIKDMRIALEQAEEKGLHLQMLGTVLASYEKLQEDGLGDLGTQALIRYYTE is encoded by the coding sequence ATGAAAAGAATTAGTTTTATCGGTGTTGGCATTATGGGAAAATCGATGGTGAGAAATCTGATGAAAGCAGGATATGAGCTTCATGTCTATGCAAGGGTGAGAGCAAAGGCTGATGATGTGATCCGGGAAGGGGCGGTGTTCCATGAATCAATAGCGGACTGCGTGGCTGCCGGTGAGGTTCTGATCACGATGGTTGGATTTCCGGCAGATGTGGAAGAGGTTTATTTCAAACAGGGAAATATCATGGACAGTGCGGTCAGGGACATGTATCTGATCGATATGACAACGACGAGTCCGCAGCTGTCAGAGAAGATTTACCGTGAGGGAAAGATGAGGGGTCTGCATGTGCTGGATGCTCCGGTCACGGGAGGTGACAGCGGCGCGAAGAACGGCACACTGTCAATCCTCGTGGGCGGCGATAAGGAGGACTACGAGACCTGTCGTCCCGTCTTCGAGGCGATGGGAACGAATATCAACTATCACGGACCGGCAGGGAGCGGACAGCATGCGAAGATGGTGAATCAGATTATGATCGCGGGAACCATGTCGGGTATCTGTGAGGCATTCGCGTATGCCGAAAGCAGAGACCTGGATCTGAAGACCGTGCTGAGATCGGTGTCCTCCGGTGCGGCGGGAAGCAGTCAGCTGAATGCCTTTGGCGAGAAGATTCTTGCGGAGGATTATCAGCCGGGATTTTATATGAAGCATTTTATCAAGGATATGAGGATCGCGCTGGAGCAGGCCGAGGAGAAGGGGCTGCACCTGCAAATGCTTGGCACGGTACTTGCCAGCTATGAGAAGCTGCAGGAGGATGGACTTGGCGATCTGGGTACGCAGGCGCTGATCAGGTATTATACAGAGTAA